A single Vigna radiata var. radiata cultivar VC1973A chromosome 8, Vradiata_ver6, whole genome shotgun sequence DNA region contains:
- the LOC106771522 gene encoding uncharacterized protein LOC106771522 isoform X2, whose product MAKNPVKYSVVDAFTDSAFKGNPAAVCFLEEERKEEWLQAVATEFNVPVTCYLTRIMGTSNNPRFHFRYFTHLNEVKICGHATLAAAHKLFSSGLVDTHIIEFYTVSGVVTAKKITANLQNGAVCDGFDIEIDLPAHPIIECNLDETSQISGALNGASIIDIKRTKIGENVREVEPQFDAISKCRGRGVIISGVAPPGSGFDFYSRYFCPKDGVNEDEVCGSAHCGLASYWSKKLGKCDFNAYQVSSRGGILKIHFDEKSQRVLLRGKAVTVMEGCVMV is encoded by the exons ATGGCTAAGAATCCTGTGAAATACTCTGTG GTTGACGCGTTCACCGATTCAGCTTTCAAGGGAAACCCCGCAGCAGTGTGTTTcttagaagaagaaaggaaggagGAGTGGTTGCAGGCGGTTGCCACCGAATTCAATGTCCCTGTCACCTGTTACTTGACTCGCATTATGGGAACTTCTAACAATCCACGTTTTCACTTCAGATATTTTACTCATCTTAACGAG GTTAAAATTTGTGGCCATGCCACGTTAGCGGCTGCACACAAACTATTTTCGTCTGGTTTGGTGGATACCCATATTATCGAGTTTTATACTGTATCTGGAGTAGTGACTGCCAAAAAGATCACAGCAAACTTGCAAAATGGTGCAGTGTGTGATGGATTTGATATCGAAATAGATCTTCCCGCTCACCCTATTATAGAATGCAACTTGGACGAGACTTCCCAAATTTCAGGGGCATTGAATGGTGCTTCCATTATTGATATAAAGAGGACAAAAATTG GAGAAAACGTGAGAGAAGTGGAGCCTCAATTTGATGCAATAAGTAAATGTCGTGGAAGGGGGGTAATTATTTCGGGAGTTGCTCCTCCAGGGTCAGGATTTGACTTCTATAGTCGGTACTTCTGcccaaaagatggagtgaatgaG GATGAGGTGTGTGGGAGTGCACATTGTGGGTTGGCATCGTACTGGAGCAAGAAGTTGGGGAAATGTGATTTCAATGCTTATCAG GTATCAAGTAGAGGAGGAATTCTCAAAATTCATTTTGATGAGAAAAGCCAAAGAGTGCTTTTGCGTGGGAAGGCCGTAACGGTGATGGAAGGCTGTGTTATGGTCTAG
- the LOC106771522 gene encoding uncharacterized protein LOC106771522 isoform X1, which produces MAKNPVKYSVVDAFTDSAFKGNPAAVCFLEEERKEEWLQAVATEFNVPVTCYLTRIMGTSNNPRFHFRYFTHLNEVKICGHATLAAAHKLFSSGLVDTHIIEFYTVSGVVTAKKITANLQNGAVCDGFDIEIDLPAHPIIECNLDETSQISGALNGASIIDIKRTKIGDDILVVVASGENVREVEPQFDAISKCRGRGVIISGVAPPGSGFDFYSRYFCPKDGVNEDEVCGSAHCGLASYWSKKLGKCDFNAYQVSSRGGILKIHFDEKSQRVLLRGKAVTVMEGCVMV; this is translated from the exons ATGGCTAAGAATCCTGTGAAATACTCTGTG GTTGACGCGTTCACCGATTCAGCTTTCAAGGGAAACCCCGCAGCAGTGTGTTTcttagaagaagaaaggaaggagGAGTGGTTGCAGGCGGTTGCCACCGAATTCAATGTCCCTGTCACCTGTTACTTGACTCGCATTATGGGAACTTCTAACAATCCACGTTTTCACTTCAGATATTTTACTCATCTTAACGAG GTTAAAATTTGTGGCCATGCCACGTTAGCGGCTGCACACAAACTATTTTCGTCTGGTTTGGTGGATACCCATATTATCGAGTTTTATACTGTATCTGGAGTAGTGACTGCCAAAAAGATCACAGCAAACTTGCAAAATGGTGCAGTGTGTGATGGATTTGATATCGAAATAGATCTTCCCGCTCACCCTATTATAGAATGCAACTTGGACGAGACTTCCCAAATTTCAGGGGCATTGAATGGTGCTTCCATTATTGATATAAAGAGGACAAAAATTGGTGATGACATACTA GTTGTGGTTGCATCAGGAGAAAACGTGAGAGAAGTGGAGCCTCAATTTGATGCAATAAGTAAATGTCGTGGAAGGGGGGTAATTATTTCGGGAGTTGCTCCTCCAGGGTCAGGATTTGACTTCTATAGTCGGTACTTCTGcccaaaagatggagtgaatgaG GATGAGGTGTGTGGGAGTGCACATTGTGGGTTGGCATCGTACTGGAGCAAGAAGTTGGGGAAATGTGATTTCAATGCTTATCAG GTATCAAGTAGAGGAGGAATTCTCAAAATTCATTTTGATGAGAAAAGCCAAAGAGTGCTTTTGCGTGGGAAGGCCGTAACGGTGATGGAAGGCTGTGTTATGGTCTAG
- the LOC106771522 gene encoding uncharacterized protein LOC106771522 isoform X3: MGTSNNPRFHFRYFTHLNEVKICGHATLAAAHKLFSSGLVDTHIIEFYTVSGVVTAKKITANLQNGAVCDGFDIEIDLPAHPIIECNLDETSQISGALNGASIIDIKRTKIGDDILVVVASGENVREVEPQFDAISKCRGRGVIISGVAPPGSGFDFYSRYFCPKDGVNEDEVCGSAHCGLASYWSKKLGKCDFNAYQVSSRGGILKIHFDEKSQRVLLRGKAVTVMEGCVMV; encoded by the exons ATGGGAACTTCTAACAATCCACGTTTTCACTTCAGATATTTTACTCATCTTAACGAG GTTAAAATTTGTGGCCATGCCACGTTAGCGGCTGCACACAAACTATTTTCGTCTGGTTTGGTGGATACCCATATTATCGAGTTTTATACTGTATCTGGAGTAGTGACTGCCAAAAAGATCACAGCAAACTTGCAAAATGGTGCAGTGTGTGATGGATTTGATATCGAAATAGATCTTCCCGCTCACCCTATTATAGAATGCAACTTGGACGAGACTTCCCAAATTTCAGGGGCATTGAATGGTGCTTCCATTATTGATATAAAGAGGACAAAAATTGGTGATGACATACTA GTTGTGGTTGCATCAGGAGAAAACGTGAGAGAAGTGGAGCCTCAATTTGATGCAATAAGTAAATGTCGTGGAAGGGGGGTAATTATTTCGGGAGTTGCTCCTCCAGGGTCAGGATTTGACTTCTATAGTCGGTACTTCTGcccaaaagatggagtgaatgaG GATGAGGTGTGTGGGAGTGCACATTGTGGGTTGGCATCGTACTGGAGCAAGAAGTTGGGGAAATGTGATTTCAATGCTTATCAG GTATCAAGTAGAGGAGGAATTCTCAAAATTCATTTTGATGAGAAAAGCCAAAGAGTGCTTTTGCGTGGGAAGGCCGTAACGGTGATGGAAGGCTGTGTTATGGTCTAG